ACACGGTAGTGGTCGATATCAGCGACAGGCGTCCCTGCGGCAGATCCAGCACCAGCGGAACGGCAATCGCCTGCCCGCTGGCCCGTGGCGGCGGGCCGGGCGTGCGCGGATAGGGCAAGGCGCGCAATTCGGCTTCCAGCGCGATCAGAACGGGATCGCCGCTGGCATCGATCTGTGCGCCCAGCCGGGCCAGCAGGTGCGCGCGCCATTCGGGGAAGTTTGTGATCCTGGGGGCGATGCCCCGGGGATCGAGCGCCAGCCGCAGGACATTTACCGGCGGTTCCAGCAAATCCGCCGCCGTGTCCGCCAACAGGGGCGCCATCGCCGCATTGGCGTCGACCAGGTTCCATGCCCGGTCGACGGCGATCGCCGGATAAGGTTCGTGTCCCGCGAGCAGACGCTGCACGATCTCCCGCGCTTCACCCAGTTGCGGATCGTCCAGTGGCCTTTCCTGATGGGCCGGGGCGTAACCGGCGGCGATGCGCATGGCGTTGTGGGCGCGCATGGGCATCGCCAGTTCCTGCGCCAGGCGATCGACCACGGTCGTGCTGGGGGCGCTGCGCCCGGTTTCGATGAAACTGAGGTGGCGCTGCGATATCTCGCTCGCCAGCGCGAGATCGAGCTGGCTGATTTTTCGCCGCGTTCGCCATTCGCGCAGCATTGCGCCGAGGGGGGCCTGTTCCATGTCGCAAGACCTATCCCCACTGCCGTGCGAAAGCCATTACCTGTGGGGTAATCGACTTGCCGCACGCCGACTGCGACGAAGGCGCCGCCAACCAACGGAGTCAGGCTGATGCGAAATATCTCACTTAGAAATGCGCTCGTTCTCGATGCGGCGAGCTGTGCGTTGTTCTTCGCGCTTTGCGCCGGGGCCACTGCGGCCGTCGCCGGGATACTGGGGCTTCCCGCCATGATCGTCGCCGCTGCAGGCTGGATATGCCTTCCCGTCGCGATCTTGCTGGCCTTCCTGGCGATTCGACCGGTCCGGCCGCTGCTGTTGCTGGCCGCGATTGGGAACGCGGGCTGGGTGCTGGCCAGCCTTGCCGTATGGCTGACGCATTTCGGCGATCTGACGGTTGCCGGACACGTCGTGATCCTGGCTCAGGCGATTGCGGTGGAGCTGTTCGTGATACTCGAATGGCGAGGCTGGAAGCAGCTCGGCGGGCAATCCGCGACAGCTAGCTGAGTTCGTCGATCGCTTCGATACTCAGGCCGCCGGGTATCACGAAAAGAGGGCAGGGCAGCGACCCGGAATGCGCAGAGAAATGCGTGACCAGCGGGCCGGGCCCGCCCTCTGGCGCGGAGCCGAGCACCAAGGCGGCCACTTCCTCGTGATCGGCCAGATAGTCCTTGATCACGGCCTGGCCTTCGCCGACCCGGACGGCGATCGTGGGCATTCTGCCGCTTTCGGAATAGAGGTTGCCCGCCGCGCTGCTGGCCATCACCTCCGCCCGGTCGCGCGCTTCCTGTTCGATCGTCGCCTGGACGCCGCCGAATGCGTTGAAGCTCTGCGGCTGAACCAGCGCCAGAATATGCACTGCGCCGCCAGTCGCCTGCGCACGCCGCGCGGCGTACCGCAGCGCTTTGCGTGCTTCTTCGGTCTCGTCCATGATCACGAGATAGACCCGCATGTGCTCTCCTCCGACCCTTGCGGGTATCCGATGAAATCGTATTCCACGCAAGGACCTTGCCCGCGCGCGCCAAATTGGCCAGAGCGGGCGCGTAATCTCGCGAGGACCCGACGTAAACCATGCCCACACCGATCAAGATGCCCGCCCTTTCGCCGACGATGGAAGAAGGCACGCTCGCCAAGTGGCTCGTGAAGGAAGGGGACGAAGTCAGCGCCGGTGACATCATGGCCGAAATCGAAACCGACAAGGCCACGATGGAATTCGAAGCGGTCGACGAAGGAACGATCGTCGCCATCGAAGTTCCCGAAGGAACCGAAGGCGTGAAGGTCGGCACCGTTATCGCGACACTGGCCGGCGAAGACGAGGACCCGGAAGAAGCCAAGGCTGCCGCTGCTTCGGAAACGAGCGCGAAACCGGCCGAAAGCGAAAAGCAGGAACCGGCCCCGGCGAAGACTGCGGATAGCGGCGACAAGGGTCCCGAGAAGCAGACCAGGACCCCCACTGCCCCGAAGCCGGACGGAGACCGGGTGATCGCTTCACCGCTGGCGCGCCGCATTGCCGAACAGAAGGGCGTCGATCTCGCCGCGATAAGCGGCAGCGGCCCGAACGGCCGCATCGTCAAGGCGGATGTCGAACAGGCCGACGCCCCTGCAAAAACCGGAAGCGCAGCGCCTGCCGCCGAGAAGAAGGCCCCTTCCGCCACGCAGCAGAGCGACTCCGGTGCGCCGTTCGAAGAACTCAAGCTCAACAACGTGCGCAAGGTCATCGCTCGCCGCCTGACGGAAGCGAAGCAATCCATCCCGCATATCTACCTGACGGTGGACGTGCGGCTCGATGCGCTGCTGAAACTGCGCGGCGAACTCAACGCCAGCCTCGAAGCCGATGAGATCAAGCTGTCGGTCAACGATCTGCTGATCAAGGCGCTGGCGCGCGCGCTGGCGCGGGTGCCGCAGTGCAATGTCAGCTTCCAGGGCGACACGCTGCATCAGTACCAGCGGCAGGATATCTCCGTCGCGGTCGCTGCGCCGAGCGGGCTTATCACCCCGATCGTCACCGACGCCGGGCGCAAGGGGCTGGCGCAGATTTCCACGGAGATGAAGGAACTGGCCGGCAAGGCGCGCGACGGCAAGTTGCAGCCGCATGAATACCAGGGCGGCACGGCCAGCCTGTCGAACCTCGGCATGTTCGGAACCAAGCAGTTCGATGCCGTGATCAACCCGCCGCAGGCGATGATCCTGGCCGTCGGGGCGGGGGAGAAGCGCCCGCATGTGATCGACGGTGCGCTGGGCGTCGCCACGATGATGACCGCCACCGGCAGCTTCGATCACCGCGCAATCGACGGCGTCGACGGCGCGAAACTGATGGACGCTTTCCGTCAACTGGTGGAAAACCCGATGGGATTGCTGGTCTGACGTGGGCCTGCTGCCTGCCATAGCCCTCGCGCTTCAGACGGTCGGCCCTCCCGCGCCGGACGCCGCCCCGGTCAGTGACGTGCGCGTGCCGATGATCGGGCTGGAAGGTCCCGCGCTCGACGCCTGTGGCGGAATTGCCCGCATCGCCACCTACGATGGCGAGGAACCGGTGCGCGAGAGGCCCGAGGCCGGCGCCCTGGAAAGCGATACCCTGCCGCACCGCGCGCTCGTGTGGCTATGCGATGCGGAAGGGGAGTGGCAGGGGATCGTCTATCCTTCCGGCGAATTTCAGGACCTCGGCGATTGCCGGGTGAGCAGCCCGATTGCGGAAAGCCGCCCCTACGACGGACCCTGCCGCCACGGATGGGTCATGGCGGCGAACCTCCAGCTGGTGGCGGGATAGACGATGGCCAGCGAACGCGAACCGATGATCCGCGTCACGGCCATGCCCGCCGATACCAACCCCTATGGCGGGGTGTTCGGCGGCTGGCTGATGAGCCAGATGGCTCTGGCCGCAGGGTCGCTGGCCAGCCGTGAGGGGCAGGGCAAGGCCGTGGTCGTATCCGCCACCGACTTCGCCTTCCCCGGCGCAATGGCAGTGGGCGACGAACTGTCGGTCTATTGCGAGATTGCAGCGAGGGGCAACACCTCGCTGACCATCATGGCCGAGGCGATTGCGCGCGAACGCAACGGCGAATCGGTCAGGCGAGTAGCGCAGGGCACTTTCAAGTTCGTCCTGCTCGATGAAAACGACCGTCCGCGTGCCGCCGCGCAATCCGAAAAAGTTTCCACCTGAGGTAGTCCTACAGCGCCCGATTTTTCACTTTCCTACACCGCCATGCTTGTGAAAGTGACCGGACGCGCCAAGAAATTCGTGAGGCAATTCGACCAATGGCTGACAAGAATTACGACGTTATCGTGCTCGGTTCCGGCCCCGGCGGCTATGTCGCGGCGATTCGCGCGGCGCAGCTTGGCCTCAAGACCGCGATCGTGGAGCGCGAGCTGCTGGGCGGGATCTGTCTCAACTGGGGCTGCATCCCGACCAAGGCCCTGCTGCGGTCGGCGGAAATCTTCCACTACATGCAGAATGCCGGCGACTACGGGCTGAAGGCGAAGGAGATCGAAGCCGACCTGGAAGCCGTGGTGAAGCGCAGCCGGGGCGTTGCGAAGCAGCTCAATCAGGGCGTCACGCACCTGATGAAGAAGAACAAGATCGCCGTGCACATGGGGGAAGGCACGCTGACCGGTCCCACCAGCCTGACCGTAAAGGGCGAAAAGGGCGAGGAGAAGCTGAGCGCGAAGCACGTCATCGTGGCGACTGGTGCACGGGCGCGCGACCTGCCTTTTGCCGAGGCCGATGGCAAGCGCATCTGGACTTATCGCCACGCGATGACGCCGCCCGAAATGCCGAAGAAGCTGCTGGTTATCGGTAGCGGCGCGATCGGTATCGAGTTCGCAAGCTTTTACAATGATATGGGCGCCGATGTTACGGTCGTCGAAATGCTCGACCGCGTCGTTCCGGTCGAGGACAAGGACGTTTCCGCCTTCCTCGAAAAGTCGCTGACCAAGCAGGGCATGACGATCATGACCGGCGCGGGCGTGGAAGACATCAAGGTGTCCGGCAGCGGCGTGAAGGCCAAGATCAAGGCGAAAGACGGCAAGGTCACCGAAACCGACTTCACCCATTGCATCGTCGCCGTCGGCATCGTGCCCAATACCGAGAATATCGGGGTCGAGAAGCATGCCGAACTGGATCGCGGTTTCATTCAGATCGATCCTTATGGCCGCACGAAGACCAAGGGGCTGTGGGCGATCGGCGATTGCACCCCAGGCCCGTGGCTGGCGCACAAGGCCAGTCACGAAGGCGTCGCCGCCGCCGAAGCGATCGCGCAGGAACTGGGCAACAAGGATATCCATCCGCATCCGCTGGATCGCAACAACATCCCCGGCTGCACGTATTGCCATCCGCAGATTGCCAGCGTCGGCATGACCGAGGCGAAGGCCAAAGAGGCCGGGCACAAGGTCAAGGTCGGCACATTCCCATTCATCGGCAACGGAAAGGCGATTGCGCTGGGCGAGGCCGATGGCTTCATCAAGACCGTGTTCGACGCCGGAACCGGGGAACTGCTGGGCGCACACATGATCGGCGCAGAAGTGACCGAGCTGATCCAGGGCTACACCGTCGGCAAGACGCTGGAGACGACCGAGGCCGAACTGATGCAGACGGTCTTCCCCCATCCGACCCTGTCGGAAATGATGCACGAAAGCGTTCTGGGCGCTTATGGTCGGGCGCTGCATATCTAGGTCTTCACAGGCCCCTATCCCGAGTCCCGGCGATGGCTGAGACTAGGGTGAAGGCGAAAGACCTCGTAAATGCGGTTTGAGATCCCGGCCTCGCTGGGACTCGCGGCGGCGGCAGCAACGGGCGAGAGTGAGACGATATGACCGGTTTTCTGATCCTCGCTTTCGTCATCATGGCCGCAGGCGTTATTGCAGTGCCCCTGGCCACCCGGTTCGGGCTGGGTTCGGTGCTGGGTTATCTCCTTGCCGGCATGGCGCTCGCGCCGGTGCTGTCGACGCTGCGCGTCGATGTCGAAGCCTTGCAGGTCTTCGCCGAATTCGGCGTCGTCATGATGCTGTTCATCGTCGGCCTCGAACTCGAACCCAGGAAGCTGTGGGAAATGCGCCGGCGGCTGCTCGGGCTGGGCGGGGGGCAGGTGATCGTCACCTCGCTGGTGCTGGCGGGCGCCATGTATCTCGTCGGCGAACAATGGCGCACGGCGCTTGCCATCGGCATGATCCTGGCGCTTTCGTCCACCGCGATCATCATTCAGACCCTGACTGAAAAGGGACTGTTGAAGAGCGAAGGGGGCGAAGCGAGCTTTTCCGTCCTGCTGTTCCAGGACGTGGCGGTTATCCCGATTCTTGCGATCCTGCCGTTCCTCGCGCTGCCCGAGCTGGCAACGGCTGCCAGCGCCGCCGTGTCGGAGGCAGGGCACGGGCATGGCGGAATCGATCTGACCGAAGGAATGCCCGTCTGGCTGTCGGGTCTGGTCACGCTGGCGGCGGTCGGCGCGGTCGTGTTTATCGGCACCTATCTGACACGGCCGGTCTTCCGGTTCATCGCCGCAGCGCAATTGCGCGAGTTGTTCACTGCCGCCGCGCTGGTGTTCGTGATCGGGATCGCCCTGCTGATGACCCTGGTGGGGCTGTCGCCGGCGCTGGGCACGTTCCTCGCCGGGGTGGTTCTGGCTAACAGCGAGTACCGGCACGAGCTGGAAAGCGACATCGAACCGTTCAAGGGCCTCTTGCTGGGCCTGTTCTTCATAACGGTCGGGGCCGGAATTGATTTTGCGCTGGCGATTGCGAACTGGGGCACGGTCCTGGTCGGCGCGGCGGTGGTGATCGCGGTCAAGATTGCCGTTCTCGCGATTATTGCGCGCATCGCGGGCATTCGGCGGCAGGCCGCCTGGCTGTTCTCGCTCAGCCTGGCACAGGCGGGCGAGTTCGCGTTCGTCCTGATCGCCTTTGCCGTGGCCAACTTCGTGCTCGACCGCGAAACGGCCGACATGCTGCTGTTGATCGTGGCGCTCACGATGCTGGTGACGCCTTTGCTGTTTATCGCATACGACAAGCTGATCGCGGCGGCCTATTGCCGGGGCGAGGGGCGCGATGCGGATACGATCGACGAGGACAACCAGATCATCATCGCCGGCCGCGGCCGGGTCGGCGGCATCGTCGACCGTATGCTCGATGCCGCCGGCTATCGCGCCACTGTGATCGATTACGATTCCACCCATCTCGAACATCTCAAGAAGTTCGGGGTGAAAAGCTATTTCGGCGATGCCACGCGGCCCGATCTGCTCGCGTCCGCCGGGATAGCGCGGGCGAGCCTGCTGATCGTCGCCCTCGACGAGCGGGAGCAGATCGACAAGCTGGTGCGCTATACCATCAAGAACTTCCCGCATGTCCATGTCGTCGCACGCGCGATCGACCGCGATCACGTCTATCAACTCTGGGCGATCGGATGCCGCGATGTCGTTCGCGAGACATACGACGCTGCCCTGCGCATCGGCCGCTCCGCTTACGAGGCGCTGGGCGCCGACAGGCAGGCAGCCAATGCCATGCGCGACGCGTTCGAGGATATGGATCGCACGTCCATGCGCGAGGTTGCAGAGCTGTACCGCGAAGACGTGCCGGCCTGGGACAACGAACCGTTGCTGGCAAAAGTCAGGGAACTGCGCGCCGAATGGGACCCCAAGCTGCGCGAGATGATGGATGACATTATCGCTATGGGCCATTGATCCCCGCAGACTGGACGCCCGCCCACACCTGCGCCTCACCGGAAATTACGGGCAATCGGGCGCATCGGACAGACCGTTTCAACGCGGCGGACGTTTCTCTCCCGAAAAGGAGAGGCGCGATGGAGTACGAAATCGGCGACGACCCCCAGGGCGAACGCGACCACAGCGACGCCGATCGCACCGGCGGGCTGCGGGAAGACTGTCTGTTGCAGCATCGTAAGGCCACGAGAAGGCGCTATTCAGGAGCCCGGCGCCCGGTGGACAGGCAGGCTTTCTGAGAGTCAGCCGGGCGAGTGCACGAGGTGAAACGGCCGGCCGAACCTTGCCTTGCAATCGCCTTTGCCGTTATCAGCGCCATGCAATTTGTCGATTGCGGTCGGATGTGACGTTCTCAGGCCTTCCGAATTGTCGACATAGGCCACGGGAGTAGGGCCGAAGATGGGGGACTGGCCTTGAATTCCGGATCGGGCGCGAAAGGCGAGCTACCGCAAGACGACGATGAGTTGTTTCGCAGTTATCGCCTTCCCTTGCGCGCCTTCTTCGCGCGCCGACTTCGATCGCTAGAAGAAGTCGATGACCATGTGCAGGAGGTTTTCTGTCGGCTATACGCGCTCGATAATTCGAAGCGACCCGAAAATCCTCAGGCGTATGTTTTTCAGGTCGCCGCCAACCTGTTGCGCGATCGCGCGCGGCGGAGTGCAACGCGCGATGCCTTCACCCGCCAACACGCGTTAGAAAATGCCAATAAGTTTGAGGAACTTTCGCCTGAACGCGTCTTACAGGGGAAGCAGGCGGTCAAAGCATTGCGCGCCGCGCTGGGGGAATTGCCACCGCGCACGCGCGCAATTTTCCTCCTGCATCGATTTGAAGGGTACAAGTATCGCGAGATTGCCAGGCGTCTCGGCATTTCGACCAGTTCGGTGGAAAAGCATATGATGTCTGCAATCAAGCACGTGTTCGCGCGTATGGGAAAGTCCGATGACCAGAACTGACCCAACAGCCGCCGCGGGAACAGCTGCGGCAGAAGATCGCGCAGCCGAGTGGCTGGCGCGGCTGCAGGCGGAAGACTGCTCAAGCGAGGATTGGCGGCGGTTCTGCGACTGGCGCGACGCCGATAGCGGCAATGAAGCCGTCTTCGCGCGCTATGCCCAGGAATGGTCAGCGTTGAGCGAACTCGGCGAGGATTCAGAGATCGTGAAGATGCGTCTCGAAGCCCTGGCGCTGGAGCGTGATACGGCGAGCCGGCCGTGGCTGATGTCGGCAGCCGCCGGCATCGTCCTGTTCCTCGCAGTAGGATTGGCGGCACTGTCATTCTGGCCTGAATGGAATGCTGAGCCCGGCGAACCCCAGATTGCCGTCGCCGACCAGACCGGCGTCGATATCGCTAACGGACAATCGGTTCAGCGCGAGTTGGGGCCCGATAGATTTGTTCAAAGCTATCGCAGCGCAATCGGACAACGTTCGAAAATTGACCTGCCCGATGGTTCTACAATCGAACTGAATACCGATACCGTCGTGGAAGTTGCATATACGCCGCAGCGACGCGAATTTCGGCTGCTTCGCGGCGAGGCGCTGTTCGATGTCGAGCGCGATCCGAGCCGGCCGTTCGTCGTCAACGCCGACGATGATCGCGTGATCGCTTTGGGGACAGTGTTTTCGGTACTCAAACGCTCAGGCGAAGTGGTGGTTTCGCTGATCGAAGGTGAGATCCAGGTCGATCGCATGGCGGATGCAGACAGAAACGCAGGCCGACCCGTCCGTTCCGCGAGGCTCGAAGCCGGCCAGCAACTCGTATCCACCAACGATCGGGAAGGTTTCCAGGTTTCCGCGCTCGACAGGGACAGGGCGCTTGGTTGGCGGACGGGGCGGCTGGTGTTCGATGGTGATCGTCTGGGCGACGTAGTAGAAGATCTCAATCGATACACCGTGCGCAAGCTTTCCATAGGCGACCCGGCGCTGGCGGATATGCGCGTCAGCGGAACCTTTCGCACGGGTTCGGCCGAAGTCTTTGCCAAGGCTTTGGTCGTCGTTCTTCCCGTCACGACCTCGGTCGATCCCGCGAACGGTTCTATTGTTCTGCAGGCTGCACCGGGAAACCCGTGAGGATGATGGGGGCGGGACTACGGATCGCGCAATTTTCTACGTGTAGCATTGCTTTGTGACATTTTTTTGAGGTAAGTTTGGTGCCGCGCGTCTTAACCTTTCGCCGGCTTCAGCGGCCGGCAATCTGGTGAAGATTGCGGGGGTTTGATAGAATAATGCAACAGGGGATCATTCAGGGCATTCTGCTCGGCAGTGCGGCAGGTCTTGCGATAGCGATCGCGTCACCGGCGGCGGCGCAGCAGACATCACAGCCCGCGGAAGCTTCAGCCAGGGCATTGGTAAATGTCGATGTTGAGG
The nucleotide sequence above comes from Pelagerythrobacter marensis. Encoded proteins:
- a CDS encoding FecR family protein — its product is MSELGEDSEIVKMRLEALALERDTASRPWLMSAAAGIVLFLAVGLAALSFWPEWNAEPGEPQIAVADQTGVDIANGQSVQRELGPDRFVQSYRSAIGQRSKIDLPDGSTIELNTDTVVEVAYTPQRREFRLLRGEALFDVERDPSRPFVVNADDDRVIALGTVFSVLKRSGEVVVSLIEGEIQVDRMADADRNAGRPVRSARLEAGQQLVSTNDREGFQVSALDRDRALGWRTGRLVFDGDRLGDVVEDLNRYTVRKLSIGDPALADMRVSGTFRTGSAEVFAKALVVVLPVTTSVDPANGSIVLQAAPGNP
- a CDS encoding universal stress protein produces the protein MRVYLVIMDETEEARKALRYAARRAQATGGAVHILALVQPQSFNAFGGVQATIEQEARDRAEVMASSAAGNLYSESGRMPTIAVRVGEGQAVIKDYLADHEEVAALVLGSAPEGGPGPLVTHFSAHSGSLPCPLFVIPGGLSIEAIDELS
- a CDS encoding helix-turn-helix domain-containing protein; this translates as MEQAPLGAMLREWRTRRKISQLDLALASEISQRHLSFIETGRSAPSTTVVDRLAQELAMPMRAHNAMRIAAGYAPAHQERPLDDPQLGEAREIVQRLLAGHEPYPAIAVDRAWNLVDANAAMAPLLADTAADLLEPPVNVLRLALDPRGIAPRITNFPEWRAHLLARLGAQIDASGDPVLIALEAELRALPYPRTPGPPPRASGQAIAVPLVLDLPQGRLSLISTTTVFGSPVDLTLSELAIEAFFPADSQSRAILNAMRAQ
- a CDS encoding pyruvate dehydrogenase complex dihydrolipoamide acetyltransferase, producing the protein MPTPIKMPALSPTMEEGTLAKWLVKEGDEVSAGDIMAEIETDKATMEFEAVDEGTIVAIEVPEGTEGVKVGTVIATLAGEDEDPEEAKAAAASETSAKPAESEKQEPAPAKTADSGDKGPEKQTRTPTAPKPDGDRVIASPLARRIAEQKGVDLAAISGSGPNGRIVKADVEQADAPAKTGSAAPAAEKKAPSATQQSDSGAPFEELKLNNVRKVIARRLTEAKQSIPHIYLTVDVRLDALLKLRGELNASLEADEIKLSVNDLLIKALARALARVPQCNVSFQGDTLHQYQRQDISVAVAAPSGLITPIVTDAGRKGLAQISTEMKELAGKARDGKLQPHEYQGGTASLSNLGMFGTKQFDAVINPPQAMILAVGAGEKRPHVIDGALGVATMMTATGSFDHRAIDGVDGAKLMDAFRQLVENPMGLLV
- a CDS encoding monovalent cation:proton antiporter-2 (CPA2) family protein, coding for MTGFLILAFVIMAAGVIAVPLATRFGLGSVLGYLLAGMALAPVLSTLRVDVEALQVFAEFGVVMMLFIVGLELEPRKLWEMRRRLLGLGGGQVIVTSLVLAGAMYLVGEQWRTALAIGMILALSSTAIIIQTLTEKGLLKSEGGEASFSVLLFQDVAVIPILAILPFLALPELATAASAAVSEAGHGHGGIDLTEGMPVWLSGLVTLAAVGAVVFIGTYLTRPVFRFIAAAQLRELFTAAALVFVIGIALLMTLVGLSPALGTFLAGVVLANSEYRHELESDIEPFKGLLLGLFFITVGAGIDFALAIANWGTVLVGAAVVIAVKIAVLAIIARIAGIRRQAAWLFSLSLAQAGEFAFVLIAFAVANFVLDRETADMLLLIVALTMLVTPLLFIAYDKLIAAAYCRGEGRDADTIDEDNQIIIAGRGRVGGIVDRMLDAAGYRATVIDYDSTHLEHLKKFGVKSYFGDATRPDLLASAGIARASLLIVALDEREQIDKLVRYTIKNFPHVHVVARAIDRDHVYQLWAIGCRDVVRETYDAALRIGRSAYEALGADRQAANAMRDAFEDMDRTSMREVAELYREDVPAWDNEPLLAKVRELRAEWDPKLREMMDDIIAMGH
- the lpdA gene encoding dihydrolipoyl dehydrogenase, translated to MADKNYDVIVLGSGPGGYVAAIRAAQLGLKTAIVERELLGGICLNWGCIPTKALLRSAEIFHYMQNAGDYGLKAKEIEADLEAVVKRSRGVAKQLNQGVTHLMKKNKIAVHMGEGTLTGPTSLTVKGEKGEEKLSAKHVIVATGARARDLPFAEADGKRIWTYRHAMTPPEMPKKLLVIGSGAIGIEFASFYNDMGADVTVVEMLDRVVPVEDKDVSAFLEKSLTKQGMTIMTGAGVEDIKVSGSGVKAKIKAKDGKVTETDFTHCIVAVGIVPNTENIGVEKHAELDRGFIQIDPYGRTKTKGLWAIGDCTPGPWLAHKASHEGVAAAEAIAQELGNKDIHPHPLDRNNIPGCTYCHPQIASVGMTEAKAKEAGHKVKVGTFPFIGNGKAIALGEADGFIKTVFDAGTGELLGAHMIGAEVTELIQGYTVGKTLETTEAELMQTVFPHPTLSEMMHESVLGAYGRALHI
- a CDS encoding acyl-CoA thioesterase, with amino-acid sequence MASEREPMIRVTAMPADTNPYGGVFGGWLMSQMALAAGSLASREGQGKAVVVSATDFAFPGAMAVGDELSVYCEIAARGNTSLTIMAEAIARERNGESVRRVAQGTFKFVLLDENDRPRAAAQSEKVST
- a CDS encoding RNA polymerase sigma factor, with protein sequence MNSGSGAKGELPQDDDELFRSYRLPLRAFFARRLRSLEEVDDHVQEVFCRLYALDNSKRPENPQAYVFQVAANLLRDRARRSATRDAFTRQHALENANKFEELSPERVLQGKQAVKALRAALGELPPRTRAIFLLHRFEGYKYREIARRLGISTSSVEKHMMSAIKHVFARMGKSDDQN